The following proteins are encoded in a genomic region of Aquifex aeolicus VF5:
- a CDS encoding cytochrome b, whose translation MGLIEKIVDWIDERAHVREIYRTQMVEYKVAKNLTFPYVFGILALVTFAIQIISGMVLILYYNLQSQTLLTVHLLDNGRNSLRMALQAHTRTGANFFMAIVYLHMFTGIYYNAYKRPRELVWIVGWLIYFVLILTALSGYLLPWGQLSYWGFIVTTEIPGSLADAPILKPIFKAIAETIVLWMKGGYVVTDVTLGRVFGSHVLIYPLILLALVGIHLYLVRAAGISNPEGIEYDKKKNPDKFVPFHPYMTLKEGAYVMWYLAVFFFFVFFHISHFLPPENFEPANPLKTPAHIAPEWYLLGYYEVFRSIPSKFWGFVAFNALLLLLLLLPFLDFSPLKSARRRPLFFVMFVIFMISSMALTILGTMPPTPQNAKLGLIFAALVFAFFISLPIISFIEYGWYKAKGGQQE comes from the coding sequence ATGGGATTAATAGAAAAGATAGTTGACTGGATTGATGAAAGGGCTCACGTAAGGGAGATTTACAGAACCCAGATGGTTGAATACAAAGTTGCCAAGAACCTCACCTTCCCATATGTTTTCGGTATACTCGCACTCGTCACATTTGCAATCCAAATAATCTCTGGAATGGTTCTCATACTCTACTACAACCTTCAATCGCAGACGCTTTTGACAGTGCACCTACTCGATAATGGGAGAAATTCCCTTCGGATGGCTCTTCAGGCACATACACGCACCGGTGCTAACTTCTTTATGGCTATCGTTTACCTCCACATGTTCACGGGAATTTACTACAACGCTTACAAAAGACCAAGAGAACTCGTCTGGATAGTGGGATGGCTCATATACTTTGTTTTAATACTCACCGCACTCTCGGGATACCTCCTTCCGTGGGGACAGCTCTCTTACTGGGGATTCATCGTTACTACCGAAATTCCCGGTTCTCTTGCAGATGCACCTATACTGAAGCCTATCTTCAAAGCCATAGCTGAAACTATAGTTCTCTGGATGAAGGGAGGATACGTCGTCACGGACGTTACCCTCGGTAGAGTTTTCGGTTCTCACGTTCTCATATACCCGCTCATACTCCTTGCACTTGTAGGAATACACCTATACCTCGTGAGAGCCGCAGGAATATCCAACCCTGAAGGTATTGAGTACGACAAGAAGAAAAATCCCGATAAGTTCGTACCTTTCCACCCTTACATGACCCTCAAGGAAGGCGCTTACGTAATGTGGTATCTCGCAGTATTCTTCTTCTTCGTGTTCTTCCATATAAGCCACTTCCTACCGCCTGAGAACTTTGAACCCGCAAACCCCCTTAAGACCCCCGCTCACATAGCGCCTGAGTGGTACCTGCTCGGATACTACGAAGTCTTTAGGTCAATACCCTCCAAGTTCTGGGGATTTGTTGCATTTAACGCACTACTGTTACTCCTCTTACTACTGCCATTCCTCGACTTCTCTCCGCTCAAGAGTGCAAGGAGAAGACCTCTATTCTTCGTAATGTTCGTAATATTCATGATTTCCTCAATGGCTCTCACGATACTCGGAACTATGCCTCCCACACCCCAGAACGCAAAACTCGGACTCATATTTGCCGCACTTGTATTTGCCTTCTTCATATCTCTGCCAATAATTTCGTTCATCGAGTACGGTTGGTATAAAGCAAAGGGAGGTCAGCAAGAATGA
- a CDS encoding c-type cytochrome, with translation MNTWGLIKTIFFAGSTLVFFFLLWFYNPFKHVEHYEVDEEVKAIIDNPWKKTESGKTIAEEGRELFIASCSSCHSLRYDGIYIMSVAANPKWKNIEKTSGRPVYRFGTLYKDRFFVPKDVYEAFAHDDIQGLKASLGQVPPDLSSMYLARGEGYLYQFILNPQKVLPGTTMPQLFNPQFDPQAKEKVAKIVAYMKSVNTPPPKESAKRTVMGVIVIAYFIVMGLLLWKYRENLLKRLGYH, from the coding sequence ATGAACACGTGGGGCTTAATAAAAACTATATTTTTTGCAGGTTCAACCCTCGTCTTTTTCTTCCTCCTCTGGTTTTACAATCCTTTTAAGCACGTTGAACACTACGAGGTTGACGAAGAAGTAAAGGCGATAATAGACAACCCGTGGAAAAAGACTGAAAGCGGAAAGACTATAGCTGAAGAAGGAAGAGAACTCTTTATAGCCAGTTGTTCTTCCTGTCACTCACTCAGGTACGACGGGATATACATAATGAGCGTTGCTGCAAATCCCAAGTGGAAAAATATAGAAAAGACATCTGGAAGACCTGTATACAGGTTCGGAACTCTGTATAAAGACAGGTTCTTCGTTCCCAAGGACGTTTACGAAGCTTTTGCCCACGACGACATTCAGGGACTGAAAGCTTCCCTCGGGCAAGTACCGCCCGACCTTTCTTCCATGTACCTTGCAAGGGGAGAAGGATATCTCTACCAGTTTATTCTCAACCCTCAAAAAGTTCTTCCCGGAACGACAATGCCTCAGCTTTTTAACCCTCAGTTTGACCCTCAGGCGAAGGAAAAGGTTGCAAAAATCGTGGCTTACATGAAGTCCGTAAATACTCCTCCTCCTAAGGAATCCGCAAAGAGAACAGTTATGGGAGTAATCGTTATAGCCTACTTCATCGTTATGGGACTCCTTCTCTGGAAGTACAGAGAAAACCTCCTCAAGAGACTCGGATATCATTAA
- a CDS encoding YraN family protein, with product MKGREYEDLAARYLKSKGYQILGRNLRSPYGEIDILAEFEGRKVIVEVKGSETFFPAEKVTPHKLSKIIRTAYEVLGEEPFSIEVVVVYRGKVYHYKDLGLEL from the coding sequence ATGAAGGGAAGGGAGTACGAAGACTTAGCGGCTCGGTACTTAAAAAGTAAAGGTTATCAAATCCTCGGAAGAAACTTAAGAAGTCCCTACGGTGAAATAGATATTCTGGCAGAGTTCGAGGGAAGGAAAGTTATCGTTGAAGTAAAGGGAAGTGAAACCTTCTTCCCGGCGGAAAAGGTAACCCCTCATAAACTTAGCAAAATAATAAGAACCGCTTACGAAGTCCTCGGAGAAGAACCCTTTTCTATTGAGGTAGTGGTTGTCTACAGGGGAAAAGTTTACCATTATAAAGATTTAGGGCTGGAGTTATGA